ATGTTGGAGAAGCTCGACCGTGCGTCCGTGCTCGTCGAGGACCCGACGGTGAGTCCGGCGGCGACCCGGCTGGGCGACCCGTTGCAGGCGTTGGCGCCCGAGTCGTTGCCGGCGGCCAGCGTGTAGGTGACGCCGTCGGCGATGGAGCGGCTGACCGCGGAGTCGAGCGCGGTGGAGACACCGCCGCCCAGGCTCATGTTGGCGACGGCGGGGGCGCCGGCCGCGTGGTTGCTGGTCACCCAGTCGACGCCGGCGATGACGCCGGAGTTGCTGCCGCTGCCGTTGCAGTCGAGCACGCGGACCGGGACGAGGGCGACGTCCTGCGCGACGCCGTACGTCTCGCCGCCGACGGTGCCCGCCACGTGGGTGCCGTGACCGTTGCAGTCGGTGGTGCCGCGGCCGTCGTTGATCGCGGTGTAGCCGGTGCGGACCCGGCCGCTGAACTCGGCGTGGGTGGAGCGGATGCCGGTGTCGATGATGTACGCCGTCACCCCGGCGCCCGAGGTGTTGTAGGTGTAGGAGTTGTTGAGCGGAAGGTTCCGCTGGTCGATCCGGTCGATGCCCCAGGTCGCGGGCGACTGGGTCTCGTTGAGGGTGACCGGCCGGTCGGCCTCGATGTAGGCGACGCGCGGGTCGGCGCGCAACGTCTCGAGGGCCTCGTCGGAGAGCTTCGCGGCGAAGCCGTCGAGGACGTTGCGGTAGGTGTGGGTGACCTTCGCTCCCTGGGTACGGACCTTGCCACGGACGTTGTCCACCTTGGTGGCGCTCACTCCGTCCTCGAAGACGACGATGTAGCGGTCGTTGGCGGCGTTGCCCAGAACGGGGGCCGGGCCGTCGGCGGGGGGCGCGACGGCAACGGTGGTGCCCGGGTAGACGGCGGCGGTCGCGGCGAGTGGCACCAGACCGAGGCTGACCCCCGTGGCCGCGGCCAGGAGACCGTGGCGGAGCGTGCGTGTGGACATGTGGATCCTTCCCGAGAATGGAACAGACGCGAAGAGCGTCGTCCCGCCCGGGGCTCGGTCACAAGGTCAACGGCACCGTTAACTGTTAACAGCCCGAGGGCAGTTGCTGACGTCCTGCTGCGTGCTGTCCTGCTGCTCGTGGCCCTGCTCCCAGGTCCAGGTGATCTCCGTGGTGGGCTGGCAGCCGGTCGCGACCACGTGCACCCGGTGGGTCGGGTCGAGCGTGAGGTCGACCTGCTCCCCCTTGGTCCCGAGGGTGTGGCAGGAGACGGGCCGGGCGTCGGGGTGGAACTCGACCTCCAGCAGGTAGTCGGAGATCGGCAGCCGCAGCCACCGGCCGTACGACGTCTCGTAGGAGCCCAGCACCTCCGGGCGCAGCTCGTACTCGACGACCACCGTCTCCCCGCGGAGCAGCGGTCGGTGGAAGACCAGCTCGGCGCCGAGCACGCCGCTCTCGGGCTCGCCGGCGACGTCGCCGAGCCGGCAGCCGCGCAGCACCGCGATCTCGGGCAGGTGGGCCTCGGCGTCGTCGAAGCTGTGCATCACCACGCGGCGGTCCGGCCCGTCGACCCGTGCGCGCAGGACCTGTCGGGCGGTCAGGGAGACCAGCCGCCGGTCCGGGCCCAGCACCAGTCGGTCGTGGACGCTGATCCGGTCGAGCTCGGTGTCCCATCGGGTGTCGAGCCGGCTGAGCACCCGCGCCTGGGGCGTCTCCGGCCACAGGGTGTCGACGCTCGGCTGGAGGTCGCGCGGGTGTCCCGGCGCGGGCCGGGCGAGGACGGCGTGCAGCGCACCGGGCGGGAGGCCGAGCACCTCCTCGAGGTGGGGCAGGGCCTCCAGGGAGCTCTTGCGCTCCGGTCGGCTGCGCCCCGAGCGC
The window above is part of the Nocardioides campestrisoli genome. Proteins encoded here:
- a CDS encoding S8 family peptidase; amino-acid sequence: MSTRTLRHGLLAAATGVSLGLVPLAATAAVYPGTTVAVAPPADGPAPVLGNAANDRYIVVFEDGVSATKVDNVRGKVRTQGAKVTHTYRNVLDGFAAKLSDEALETLRADPRVAYIEADRPVTLNETQSPATWGIDRIDQRNLPLNNSYTYNTSGAGVTAYIIDTGIRSTHAEFSGRVRTGYTAINDGRGTTDCNGHGTHVAGTVGGETYGVAQDVALVPVRVLDCNGSGSNSGVIAGVDWVTSNHAAGAPAVANMSLGGGVSTALDSAVSRSIADGVTYTLAAGNDSGANACNGSPSRVAAGLTVGSSTSTDARSSFSNIGTCVDLFAPGSSITSAWISSDSSTNTISGTSMAAPHVAGAAALYLQANPSASPATVSSAINSSATTGVLSNVGTGSPNRLLYIGTGGANPTPTPTPTPTPTPTPSACSSLPETASGSLSGTGDFDRFPGSSGSFTAVAGTHIGCLDGPSGVDFDLYLERWNGSSWTVVARGITSSADERVTYTGTAGTYSWRVVSYRGSGSYGFGFDRP
- a CDS encoding helix-turn-helix domain-containing protein; this encodes MSVPAGSFAEALRNAIDRRGLGLERIRDHLQQRGVTISVATLSYWRSGRSRPERKSSLEALPHLEEVLGLPPGALHAVLARPAPGHPRDLQPSVDTLWPETPQARVLSRLDTRWDTELDRISVHDRLVLGPDRRLVSLTARQVLRARVDGPDRRVVMHSFDDAEAHLPEIAVLRGCRLGDVAGEPESGVLGAELVFHRPLLRGETVVVEYELRPEVLGSYETSYGRWLRLPISDYLLEVEFHPDARPVSCHTLGTKGEQVDLTLDPTHRVHVVATGCQPTTEITWTWEQGHEQQDSTQQDVSNCPRAVNS